In Hyla sarda isolate aHylSar1 chromosome 9, aHylSar1.hap1, whole genome shotgun sequence, the following proteins share a genomic window:
- the LOC130291262 gene encoding uncharacterized protein LOC130291262, whose product MARSGTTITGVLPPITPSDQYWSPAESVSRLAKGLRGPGKAKSKKRHILGKVPYTSKSVKDTSETYHETDITQHMGSKPDLPSSGSKKPISSPSAQEEVQPIRATTSTFRAKPDSYRVVSSEESEDSDIHEVDEILYVSAESESDHDDPAMQEDTTVNLPGDAYFDPTLICHPRSGEWLPNQRIAEFLALRANKSLDRPSRSKLKAECPRPSLPNNASATPELDPLLAKFLFKTGKNPKKGVDRSFKSCQDKLMDLLGPLSKILDMADEASNSNTTVDTETLKGWIQRAICIFGNANSALSTERKRSILMKIDPQLTNLATAEPVNPTNGMLFGDDFIRELNKYVGLFSSLNKAQVSMKKVFSSRIFGRAGKGRGRFSGRSSHYRTYRGPYSQPPTQFTAPPTTPSPFFPYRSRPWRSRGQRGYPRSRPPTVQQ is encoded by the exons ATGGCTCGCTCTGGCACTACTATTACAGGGGTGTTACCTCCTATAACCCCATCGGATCAATATTGGTCCCCTGCCGAATCTGTGTCTCGTTTGGCAAAAGGTCTTAGAGGTCCTGGTAAAGCAAAATCAAAAAAGCGCCATATCCTAGGCAAGGTGCCATACACCTCCAAAAGTGTGAAAGACACATCAGAAACTTACCATGAGACCGATATCACCCAACATATGGGTTCTAAACCAGACCTACCTTCTAGTGGTTCTAAGAAACCTATTTCCTCACCCTCTGCCCAAGAGGAAGTCCAACCTATCAGGGCCACGACTTCCACTTTTAGAGCGAAGCCAGACTCCTACCGAGTTGTCTCATCCGAAGAATCTGAGGATTCTGACATACATGAAGTGGATGAAATTTTATATGTCTCGGCGGAAAGTGAGTCAGATCATGATGACCCTGCTATGCAGGAAGACACTACAGTGAACCTACCTGGGGATGCATATTTTGACCCCACTCTGATATGCCATCCACGGTCTGGTGAGTGGCTTCCCAATCAAAGGATTGCGGAATTTTTAGCTCTTCGAGCTAATAAATCTTTGGACCGTCCATCCCGTAGCAAGCTAAAGGCGGAATGCCCTCGTCCCTCTCTGCCTAATAACGCTTCTGCTACTCCGGAATTGGACCCTCTTCTAGCCAAATTCCTGTTTAAAACGGGTAAAAATCCGAAGAAAGGAGTGGACCGTAGTTTTAAGTCCTGTCAGGACAAATTGATGGACCTTCTTGGCCCACTCTCAAAAATTTTGGATATGGCTGATGAAGCGTCCAATTCTAATACTACTGTTGATACTGAGACCCTTAAAGGTTGGATTCAACGTGCCATTTGTATATTCGGCAACGCTAACTCTGCGCTCTCCACTGAGAGAAAGAGATCGATACTCATGAAAATTGACCCACAACTTACCAACCTAGCCACTGCCGAACCGGTCAACCCCACAAACGGCATGCTTTTTGGAGATGATTTCATAAGAGAGCTTAACAAATATGTTGGGCTTTTTTCGTCTCTTAATAAAGCTCAAGTATCAATGAAAAAAGTATTCTCTAGTAGAATTTTTGGGAGGGCCGGAAAAGGCCGGGGCCGATTTTCCGGCCGGTCATCCCACTATAGAACTTATAGAGGCCCCTACTCTCAACCACCCACACAATTCACTGCCCCACCTACCACTCCCTCCCCATTTTTCCCTTACAGGTCCAGACCTTGGCGTTCCAGAGGCCAAAGAGGTTATCCCCGCTCAAGACCTCCCACAG ttCAACAATGA